The DNA sequence tctcaactcatctcagctcatctcaagtcatctcaactcatcttcgaatctaaaCATCTCCAGCATATGAATTcaccaaaataataaaacaccATAAAAGTAATCAAATTCCGTGTATCTTTTGGTCATTTCAAGTGCAAAGTTAACACCCATAGTTCCATACTTTATATGCCACTATCCAGTGCCCACTACTGCCTCTCTCagcccatctctctctctctctctctctctctctctctctctctctctctctctctctctctctctctctctctctctctctctctctcatattaaaaagaaaaacctcacTCTGAGAACAATATAATCGCAGAGATGGAACCAAACGTGCCACCAGTGATAGCGAAGAGAATATGGAGCATAGTACGTGTAGCTTTCTTCATGTTGCGAAAAGGCATATCCAAGAGAAAGCTAATGCTCGACCTCAACATGATGATGAAGCGTGGCAAGATCGCCGGAAAAGCTATCACCAACCTCATGTTCAACCACAACCACCACCACAACGCCGCGTCCTCGGCCCCGCGCGAGTACGAGTTCAGCTGCAGCAACACCCCCAACTACACCTTCCACCTCAGCAATAAGCGCCGCCACCACAGCCACAACAACCATCACCACAGCCACTTCTTCTCTTGCGCCCACGCGCCGGCGACCCTAGACGATGACTTAGCCACTATGAATGCTGTTAAGGCGGTGCTGATGGAGATGTTGAACAACGAAGCGGCGGTGGAGGCATCGCCGGCACTCCCTGGCTTCGGACGGAGCCCCATGGTGAGGCAGCTGAGGATAACGGACTCGCCGTTCCCGTTGAGGGAAGCCGACGAGGACTCCCACGTAGACAAGGCTGCCGAGGAGTTCATAGAGAGGTTTTACAAGCAGTTGAGGCAGCAGAAGTGATTAATGGCGGGAGGAGTAAAGAGGAGTCGGTCTTTATTATAAATTTCGGGCAAGAGATCAGCTTTGTTATATATGGACATTACGTCTATTTGGGACGAGACGACCTCCATGTCTTTGTTCGGatcacaataaaattattgtacGAAGTTTCAGTTTATGTGTAAGCATATGTGTATGTCATGTTGgtaatcctagctagctagctagccaggaGAAGGAATTAAGTTttcgttttttcatttttttgaaaggaagagaaggaagTTTTCAGACTGTAATGTAAGGAGGGAGAGATGTGCATACTGCTACTTCAGGGTGTTTCCAAAGCATAATTAATTTCCTTCTTTTCCGTTTCTGTTCatgaaaataatacaataaagaGAACTATAATTAGCTACACAAATGAAGTGATCGATCTTAATGGTACTGTAAATGATAATATTCCAACATATAATGGTTTACCAATTCATAGTACAGTACTACCACAATCACTGctataaccttttttttattttctagattctattctctttcttcttcgttGGGGACGGGACGGGAGTACTCATGTTGCATGTCTtcgatttttttctttctcttgtcC is a window from the Juglans regia cultivar Chandler chromosome 7, Walnut 2.0, whole genome shotgun sequence genome containing:
- the LOC109004895 gene encoding uncharacterized protein LOC109004895, which encodes MEPNVPPVIAKRIWSIVRVAFFMLRKGISKRKLMLDLNMMMKRGKIAGKAITNLMFNHNHHHNAASSAPREYEFSCSNTPNYTFHLSNKRRHHSHNNHHHSHFFSCAHAPATLDDDLATMNAVKAVLMEMLNNEAAVEASPALPGFGRSPMVRQLRITDSPFPLREADEDSHVDKAAEEFIERFYKQLRQQK